The region GCCTCACAGACCACTCAGGAACGCCGCCACGAAGGGCGGCTCTCCGTCATGAACCCACGCATCACGCGCACCGCCGCCATCACCACGCCGGCCAGGCGCTGGCCTTCACCGGGAGCCCGGTTGCTCAGGCCGCTGCCCGAACCGCCGGTCAGGGATCCGGCGTGGACGAGGACGACGGGCCGGGCGCGGCTCGGGCCGACCGGAGACAGCCTGGCCCTGGGCGCTACGCCACGGGGATGATGCCGCCGTCGACCCGGAACTGGGCTCCCGTGAGCCACTTCGCGCGGCCGGATGCGAGGAAAGCGATCATCTCCGCCACGTCCTCGGGATCGCCGGGCCGGCCCATCGGCACATTGAGGTGATCCACGATCTGCTGCTGGACCTCCGCCACGCCAACGCCCTGCCGGTCGGCGATGCGCTGGAGGTGCTGGACGGCGCCCTCGGTGGCCACGAAGCCCGGCAGGACACACACCACCCGCACTCCGTGCTCTCCCACTTCGGTCGCCAGCTCGCGGCTGTAGGCGTTGAGCGCCGCCTTGGCCGCCGCGTAGGACGCTTCGGTGCGCTGCGGCAGACGGCTCGCGATCGACGAGACGTGCACGACGACGCCGGAACCCCGCTCGACCATCCCCGGGACCAGGGCCCGGTCGAGCCGGACGGCACTGAGCAGGTTCATCTCGAGGTCCGCACGCCACGACGCGTCGGACCGCGTCAGGGTCGGCATCGGGGCGCTCGCGGCGGCCGCGTTGTTGACCAGGACATCCACCCCGCCCACGCTGTCGATGACCCGTCGGCCGAGCTCCGCCGCTCCTTGCTCCGTCGCGAGGTCCGCGGGGATGAAGGTGACCGGCAGATCCTCCGGAGGCGCGCCGCGCGAGGCGGTCAGCACCGTCGCGCCCGCGGCGGCGAATCGACGGGCGGTCGCTTCGCCCAGACCACGGCTGCCACCGGTGACCAGCACACGAAGGCCGCTGAGCCCCTCCTCCGGAACTGTCATGGGAGTGCCCCTCCAGTAAGGTGAA is a window of Streptomyces violaceusniger Tu 4113 DNA encoding:
- a CDS encoding oxidoreductase, whose protein sequence is MTVPEEGLSGLRVLVTGGSRGLGEATARRFAAAGATVLTASRGAPPEDLPVTFIPADLATEQGAAELGRRVIDSVGGVDVLVNNAAAASAPMPTLTRSDASWRADLEMNLLSAVRLDRALVPGMVERGSGVVVHVSSIASRLPQRTEASYAAAKAALNAYSRELATEVGEHGVRVVCVLPGFVATEGAVQHLQRIADRQGVGVAEVQQQIVDHLNVPMGRPGDPEDVAEMIAFLASGRAKWLTGAQFRVDGGIIPVA